GAGACGGCGGCCTCGCTGGGGACGTCGGCGCGGATGGTGGCGCTGGCCCGGCAGGTGGAGCTGCTGGCCGGCTCGGCCGACACCACGGCGCTGCTGCTGGGCGAAAGCGGCACGGGCAAGAGCTGGGTGGCGCAGATGATCCACTCGCGCAGCCCGCGGGCGCGTTCGCCGTTCGTGGAGATCAACTGCGCGGGGCTGTCGGCCACGTTCCTGGACTCCGAGCTGTTCGGCCACGAAAAGGGCGCGTTCACCGACGCGCGCGAGATGAAGCGCGGATTGTTCGAGGTGGCGGACCGGGGCACGCTCTTCCTGGACGAGATCGGCGACCTGGCGCCGGAGCTGCAGCCCAAGCTGCTTCGCGTGCTGGAAACCCGCACCTTCCGCCGCCTGGGCGGCACCCGCGAGATGACGGTGGACGTGCGCCTGCTCGCCGCCACCAACAAGGACCTGACCGCCGAGGTGCGCACCGGCAAGTTCCGCGAAGACCTGTTCTACCGCCTGTCGGTCTTCCCGCTGACCATTCCCCCGCTGCGCGACCGCAGCCGCGAAGACGTGCTGGAGCTGATGCACCGCTTTCTGCGCGAGCTGGGGAGCCGGCATCCCTCCTCCCCCGGGCAGCTGGCCCCCCGGGCCACCACGGCGCTGGCCGAGTACGCCTGGCCGGGGAACGTCCGCGAGCTGCGCAACGTGCTGGAGCGCGCCCTGGTGCTGGCGTCGGGCGCCGAGCGCATCGACCTGGAGCACCTTCCCGAGCCGCTCCGTGCCCGGGGCGCTCCGCGCGCCAACCGCGAAGACGCCGAGATCCTGTCCCTGGCCCAGGTGGAGCA
The nucleotide sequence above comes from Longimicrobium sp.. Encoded proteins:
- a CDS encoding sigma-54 dependent transcriptional regulator is translated as MPRSILVIDDDPGVLSVLTRFFQRKGWEVHQAGSGEDGLRRWESTRPDVVLLDLDLPGMSGLQVLDVLVSRGAAVIMLTGHAEVETAVDAMQAGAETFLTKPVDLAHVEVAAERAAEKQELRRTNELLSRQLGGAETAASLGTSARMVALARQVELLAGSADTTALLLGESGTGKSWVAQMIHSRSPRARSPFVEINCAGLSATFLDSELFGHEKGAFTDAREMKRGLFEVADRGTLFLDEIGDLAPELQPKLLRVLETRTFRRLGGTREMTVDVRLLAATNKDLTAEVRTGKFREDLFYRLSVFPLTIPPLRDRSREDVLELMHRFLRELGSRHPSSPGQLAPRATTALAEYAWPGNVRELRNVLERALVLASGAERIDLEHLPEPLRARGAPRANREDAEILSLAQVEQRHIERALYLLNGNRTAAAEKLGISRSTLHAKIAQYGLESAGR